Part of the Chitinivibrionales bacterium genome, CCCGTCCAGGCTGCCGCTCGCCCGGGATTTTTTCACCGGGCTCATCGACCAGTTCCTGCCCACGGAGCGTCCGGTGCCCGTCGCGCTCGCCGTCACCGGCGTGTGGATGAACACGCACCAGGACGACCTTGAGTGGCTGGTCGATCTGGGAAAAAAGGGCGATCTTTCCATCACCTGGATCAACCACTCTTACAATCACCTGATAAGCGACAGCGTTCCGGTGGAAAAGAATTTTCTTCTCAGGAAAGGCACCAACCTCGAGGCAGAGGTGCTCAAGACCGAGCAGAAAATGATCGAGTCCGGCATCACGCCGTCGGTGTTTTTCCGTTTTCCCGGCCTCGTGTCGGACAGTCTCGTGTTCGCGAAGGTCACGTCGTTCGGACTCATCCCGGTCGGGAGCGACGCGTGGCTCGCCAAGAACGAGCTGCCGAAAAACGGCAGCATCGTGCTCGTGCACGCCAACGGCAACGAGCCGTACGGCATCAAGCAATTCTTCAAGCTCATCCGCCAGGAGCGCGACTCCATCAGCGCGGGGAAATGGATGCTCTATGACCTGCGGGAGAGTGTGGCGGAAAATGAGAAGAAATAGATGAGCCACAGAAACACAGAGGACACAGAGAAAAAGTGACGCAGTTCCCGATGGAATTGTATCAATAATAATGGAAATCGGTTCTCAGGCAGCCGATTGAAAAAACATCCCCGGAAAACCGTGGGGTGTTTTTTTTATGGGGAAAACAACTGGCGAAATGGTACCATTGAACAGGGACTGGGCTTTATTGACCAGGTCAGATTCCGGCATTAAAAGGGGGGATATCATGCTGCCAAAACCTTTTCTTCTTATTACTTTTTCATCAATTTTATTGTCAAGCTATCCCTATGCCCAAACTGTCTCGCTCTCCGGCACCGTTTTCAACACCGACAACGTGGCGGTCAGGGGAGCCGTCGTTGCATTGCAGAACGGCAAACTGTCGGACACCACGGACGCAAACGGCGTATTTTCGATCACCGGCAACGTCGGCGTGGTGTCGGTGCTCCCGAAGGCGGGCGTCGATGAGATATCGGTGTGCGGCGGTTTTGTCAGGTTCTCGTTGGTAAATGATGAACAGGTCTTTCTTTCGGTTTTCGACTGCACGGGCAGGATACTCACCTCTCTCAAACAATTCTATAAGGCGGGAAACTATTCGATTGACCTAGGAAGATATGCCGCGCATGGATTGAAAATCATTCGCGTTGCCATGGGTCAGCCATCGTACAGCTTCAAGATGATTGACATGGAAGGAAGTCCGTCCCGGCCGATCACCCAGAATCATGCTCAATATTTGGCTTTGTCAAAAAGGTCGGCGAGCGTGGATTCCCTCAAGGTAAATGCTGTACGCTATTGGCCCTTGTCGCAGGGAGTCAATTCATACAATCAATCCAATATCAATCTGATCATTGCATCGCTGATCGACACCGGCGTGGGCGCGAGCTTCCACGGCGTGCGGCCTTTCCCGGATGACAATCCGTGGAACACGCCGGTTGACAAGGACACCGTGGACCCGCTCTCCGACCGGATCATCGCCGGCATCGGCCTCAACGTGTCGCTGCACCCGGATTTCTGCGGCCAATATAACGGCGGCGTGTGCGGCATCCCGTACGTGGTGGTGACCGCGAATACGCCGAGGTCAACCGTGACGTTCGATTACGCGGACGAAAGCGATCCAGGCCCGTACCCCATTCCGGCCAACCCGCCCATTGAAGGCGGGCCGAGCTCAACCGGCGACCGGCACATCCTGATGATCGACCGCGACAGCTGGATTCTTTACGAATTGTACTCCGCGTATCCGCCGGGGACCGGCTGGACAGCGGGCTCCGGCGCCATCTTCAAGCTCGATTCCGATTCCCTGCGGCAGGCGGGCTGGACGTCGGCCGACGCGGCGGGCCTTCCCATTTTTCCCGGCCTCGTGCGCTACGACGAGGTGGTGGAGCAAAAGGCGGTGTTGCACGCGGTGCGGTTCACGGTTGTCAATTCGCGCCATGCCTATCTTCCGCCGGCCACGCATTACGCAAGCAACAAAACGGCCGACACGCTGCCGCCCATGGGCATGCGGGTGAGGCTCAAGGCAAGCGTCGACATCTCCGGCTATTCGGCCAACATGCAGGTGATTCTGAAGGCGCTCAAGACCTACGGCATGATCATGGCCGACAACGGGTCCAACTGGTACGTTTCCGGCGCGCCCGACAGCAGGTTCGACGACAACGAACTGAACACCCTGAAGCAGATAAAGGGGAGTAATTTCGAGGTGGTGAAGATGAGGGGGATGG contains:
- a CDS encoding carboxypeptidase-like regulatory domain-containing protein, whose protein sequence is MLPKPFLLITFSSILLSSYPYAQTVSLSGTVFNTDNVAVRGAVVALQNGKLSDTTDANGVFSITGNVGVVSVLPKAGVDEISVCGGFVRFSLVNDEQVFLSVFDCTGRILTSLKQFYKAGNYSIDLGRYAAHGLKIIRVAMGQPSYSFKMIDMEGSPSRPITQNHAQYLALSKRSASVDSLKVNAVRYWPLSQGVNSYNQSNINLIIASLIDTGVGASFHGVRPFPDDNPWNTPVDKDTVDPLSDRIIAGIGLNVSLHPDFCGQYNGGVCGIPYVVVTANTPRSTVTFDYADESDPGPYPIPANPPIEGGPSSTGDRHILMIDRDSWILYELYSAYPPGTGWTAGSGAIFKLDSDSLRQAGWTSADAAGLPIFPGLVRYDEVVEQKAVLHAVRFTVVNSRHAYLPPATHYASNKTADTLPPMGMRVRLKASVDISGYSANMQVILKALKTYGMIMADNGSNWYVSGAPDSRFDDNELNTLKQIKGSNFEVVKMRGMVTQ